A section of the Flavobacterium sp. CG_23.5 genome encodes:
- a CDS encoding glycosyltransferase family 2 protein: MQLSVIILNYNVRYFLELCLVSVQSALSDIDSEIIVVDNNSQDGSCEMMKMRFPNIKLIENESNLGFPKGNNIGVAVAKGEYICILNPDTVVAEDTFTKVLAFAQRQKDLGIVGVKLIDGTGNFLPESKRGVPTPFVAFTKVLGLYKISPKFEWFGKYYAQHLSENETGKVDILVGAFMFMKRNLYQEIGGFDEDCFMYSDDIDLSYRVLKEGKSNYYFHETSVIHYKGESTIKDGIYIKRFQEAMQFFYKKHFSTRSRSLGTGSFVFSLFMKTGIVFFSFVKMFQGRTKIKTKPKSFVIYSSNTDLATKLALIFQKKVSFHDLKTEKMVISSWNLGNTGTEILLDNDFVSFKESIHFMESLKNKGLTFKILPKGANFLIGSDNSRERGTVVKIE; the protein is encoded by the coding sequence TTGCAATTATCCGTCATTATTCTCAACTACAACGTTCGCTATTTTTTGGAACTCTGTCTTGTAAGTGTGCAAAGTGCGCTTTCAGACATTGACAGTGAAATTATTGTCGTCGATAATAATTCTCAGGACGGCAGTTGCGAAATGATGAAAATGCGTTTTCCCAATATAAAACTTATTGAAAACGAGTCCAATTTAGGGTTCCCAAAAGGCAATAATATTGGCGTTGCTGTTGCCAAAGGAGAATATATTTGCATTCTAAATCCGGATACTGTTGTTGCTGAAGATACATTTACTAAAGTTTTGGCTTTCGCCCAACGGCAAAAAGATTTAGGAATTGTAGGTGTGAAACTCATCGACGGAACCGGGAATTTTCTGCCCGAAAGCAAAAGAGGTGTCCCAACGCCATTTGTAGCATTTACCAAAGTTCTGGGTTTGTATAAAATAAGTCCCAAATTTGAATGGTTTGGTAAGTACTATGCACAGCATTTATCGGAAAATGAAACTGGAAAAGTCGATATTTTGGTGGGAGCTTTTATGTTTATGAAGCGGAATCTTTATCAAGAAATAGGTGGATTTGATGAGGATTGTTTCATGTATTCAGACGATATTGATTTGTCGTATCGAGTTTTGAAAGAAGGAAAATCGAATTATTATTTCCATGAAACTTCAGTAATACATTATAAAGGGGAAAGCACAATTAAGGACGGGATTTATATAAAACGGTTTCAGGAAGCCATGCAGTTTTTTTATAAAAAGCATTTTAGTACTCGATCCCGAAGTCTCGGGACGGGATCCTTTGTCTTTTCTTTATTTATGAAAACAGGAATTGTATTTTTTTCTTTTGTTAAAATGTTTCAAGGTCGAACCAAAATAAAAACCAAGCCAAAATCTTTTGTTATTTATTCTTCTAATACCGATTTAGCAACTAAACTGGCTTTAATTTTTCAAAAAAAAGTTTCTTTTCATGATTTGAAAACAGAAAAAATGGTAATTTCGTCATGGAATTTAGGTAACACAGGAACTGAAATTCTATTGGACAACGATTTTGTTTCCTTCAAAGAGAGTATCCATTTTATGGAATCATTAAAAAACAAAGGATTAACCTTTAAGATTCTTCCTAAAGGTGCTAATTTTTTAATAGGAAGTGATAATTCCAGAGAAAGAGGAACGGTTGTAAAAATAGAGTGA
- a CDS encoding dihydrolipoamide acetyltransferase family protein — protein sequence MARFELKLPKMGESVAEATITNWLKEVGDKIEADEAVLEIATDKVDSEVPSEVSGILVEQLFGKDDLVQVGQTIAIIETEGGELVPVLKQAVAQEAVAEVEKTVEAAKESVATPTNFSDSEKFLSPLVKNIAKEEGVSVAELEAISGTGKEGRVTKNDILEHVKNRSNQPVVVPAKTVETPKPVQAPVAQKAAPVSVSGGDEVIEMDRMRKLIAGYMVASVQTSAHVQSFIEVDVTNIVKWREKNKVAFEKREGEKLTYTPIFMEAVAKAIKDYPGMNISVDGNFIIKKKNINLGMAASLPNGNLIVPVIKNADQLNLVGMAKAVNDLGGRAKAGKLKPDDTQGGTYTVTNVGTFGSVFGTPILNQPQVGILALGAIRKMPAVIETPEGDFIGIRQKMFLSHSYDHRVVDGALGGSFVKRVAEYLEAFDVNRDL from the coding sequence ATGGCAAGATTTGAATTAAAACTTCCTAAAATGGGAGAAAGCGTCGCAGAAGCAACCATTACAAACTGGTTAAAAGAAGTTGGAGACAAAATTGAAGCTGATGAAGCGGTACTTGAAATAGCAACTGATAAAGTTGACAGTGAAGTGCCAAGTGAAGTTTCCGGTATTTTGGTTGAGCAATTATTTGGAAAAGATGATTTAGTTCAGGTTGGTCAAACTATTGCAATCATTGAAACCGAAGGTGGTGAGTTGGTCCCAGTTTTAAAACAAGCTGTTGCTCAAGAGGCTGTTGCCGAAGTTGAAAAGACGGTGGAAGCTGCGAAAGAAAGCGTTGCTACTCCAACAAATTTTTCAGATTCTGAAAAATTCTTATCTCCATTAGTGAAAAATATAGCTAAAGAAGAAGGCGTTTCTGTTGCAGAATTAGAAGCGATTTCTGGAACTGGAAAAGAAGGAAGAGTTACTAAAAATGATATATTAGAACACGTAAAAAATAGAAGTAATCAACCTGTTGTTGTTCCTGCAAAAACAGTTGAAACTCCAAAACCTGTTCAAGCTCCAGTTGCTCAAAAAGCAGCTCCGGTTTCCGTAAGCGGTGGCGATGAAGTAATTGAAATGGACAGAATGCGCAAGCTAATTGCGGGTTATATGGTCGCTTCCGTACAAACTTCGGCGCATGTACAATCGTTTATTGAAGTTGATGTAACGAATATTGTAAAATGGAGAGAAAAAAATAAAGTCGCTTTCGAAAAAAGAGAGGGCGAGAAATTAACTTACACTCCTATTTTCATGGAAGCAGTTGCGAAAGCAATTAAAGATTATCCGGGAATGAATATTTCTGTTGATGGCAATTTTATCATCAAAAAGAAAAATATTAATTTAGGTATGGCAGCTTCATTGCCAAACGGTAATCTAATTGTTCCAGTAATAAAAAATGCAGATCAATTAAACTTAGTTGGTATGGCAAAAGCGGTAAACGATTTAGGTGGTCGTGCAAAAGCAGGAAAGTTAAAACCGGACGATACGCAAGGTGGAACTTATACCGTTACTAATGTGGGGACTTTTGGAAGTGTATTTGGTACTCCAATTTTGAATCAGCCGCAAGTTGGGATTTTAGCTCTTGGAGCGATTCGTAAAATGCCAGCGGTTATTGAAACTCCGGAAGGTGATTTCATAGGAATTCGTCAAAAAATGTTCCTATCGCACAGTTATGACCATAGAGTTGTAGATGGTGCGCTGGGAGGAAGTTTTGTCAAACGAGTAGCGGAATACCTAGAAGCATTTGATGTAAACAGAGATTTATAA
- a CDS encoding Hpt domain-containing protein: MALKYNLSKVYALSDNDPEFVNEILTLFVTEVPEDLMQIKEGIKKKDHKHAYAYAHKIKPTLDLLGLNVAFEEILQIEAWTKAEGKKKEIKETFKSVKTQINDAIKEIKKDFDL, encoded by the coding sequence ATGGCTTTAAAATATAACCTTTCCAAAGTGTACGCACTTTCAGATAACGATCCAGAATTTGTAAATGAAATTCTGACTTTGTTTGTAACCGAAGTTCCAGAAGATTTAATGCAAATCAAAGAAGGAATAAAAAAGAAAGATCATAAACATGCTTATGCTTATGCTCACAAAATCAAACCTACGCTCGATTTGCTAGGTTTGAATGTCGCTTTTGAAGAAATTCTGCAAATTGAAGCTTGGACAAAAGCGGAAGGCAAAAAGAAAGAAATAAAAGAGACTTTTAAAAGCGTCAAGACTCAGATTAACGATGCTATCAAAGAAATCAAGAAAGACTTCGATTTGTAA
- a CDS encoding competence/damage-inducible protein A: MKATIITIGDEILIGQIVDTNSGFIAKSLDRIGVEIHEMISISDNKQDILDTFAKLQNTVDLVIITGGLGPTKDDITKKTFCDYFEDELIVNKEVESHVIELIERVMNRKASQVNKDQALVPSKCTVLHNQVGTAPGMWMKKENTVFISLPGVPYEMKYLVENEIIPKVVREYKRPYIIHKTILTYGQGESLVAERIEDWENNLPEFIKLAYLPAPGRVRLRLSARGTDKEKLEAAIDENVKTLDAIIHDIIVGFDEDETIEVVVGRILAKQNKTISTAESCTGGKIAQVLTSVAGSSQYFKGSVVSYATETKINVLGIPESLIKEHSVVSREVVSAMALSIKKMMKTDYAIATTGNAGPSKGDSNRELGTVFIALATPNDIIVEEFNFGQPREKVIDRTVIKSLEILQKEILKNVH, from the coding sequence ATGAAAGCAACCATAATTACTATAGGTGACGAAATTTTAATAGGACAAATTGTCGATACTAATTCGGGTTTTATTGCAAAATCATTAGATCGAATAGGAGTGGAGATTCACGAAATGATTTCGATAAGTGATAATAAACAAGACATTCTTGATACTTTTGCGAAGCTTCAAAATACGGTAGATTTGGTGATTATTACTGGCGGTCTTGGGCCAACAAAAGATGATATTACCAAAAAAACATTCTGCGACTATTTCGAAGATGAATTAATAGTTAATAAAGAAGTCGAAAGCCACGTGATTGAGTTAATTGAGCGCGTGATGAATAGAAAAGCTTCGCAAGTTAATAAAGACCAAGCTCTTGTGCCATCTAAATGCACGGTGCTTCATAATCAAGTGGGCACAGCGCCCGGTATGTGGATGAAAAAAGAAAACACCGTTTTCATTTCACTTCCAGGAGTACCTTATGAAATGAAGTATTTAGTAGAAAATGAAATCATCCCGAAAGTAGTTCGAGAGTACAAGCGTCCTTATATTATCCATAAAACAATTCTTACCTACGGCCAAGGTGAAAGCCTTGTTGCAGAGCGAATTGAAGATTGGGAAAATAACCTTCCTGAATTTATAAAATTGGCTTATTTGCCTGCTCCGGGAAGGGTTCGTTTGAGACTTTCTGCCCGTGGTACTGACAAAGAAAAGTTAGAAGCGGCTATTGATGAAAATGTAAAAACTTTGGATGCCATCATTCACGATATTATCGTGGGTTTTGATGAAGACGAAACGATTGAAGTTGTTGTAGGTAGAATTCTGGCAAAACAAAATAAAACCATTTCAACGGCCGAAAGTTGTACCGGAGGAAAGATTGCTCAAGTATTAACTTCTGTTGCTGGGTCCTCTCAGTATTTTAAAGGGAGCGTCGTTTCCTATGCGACAGAAACTAAAATCAATGTACTAGGTATACCGGAAAGTCTCATAAAAGAACATTCTGTGGTGAGCCGAGAGGTGGTTTCGGCGATGGCATTGAGCATAAAAAAAATGATGAAAACAGATTACGCAATTGCGACAACTGGAAACGCTGGTCCGTCAAAAGGAGACTCAAATAGGGAACTTGGGACCGTTTTTATTGCATTGGCTACGCCAAATGATATAATTGTTGAAGAATTTAATTTTGGGCAACCACGTGAAAAAGTGATAGATAGAACTGTAATCA
- a CDS encoding fumarylacetoacetate hydrolase family protein, which produces MKIICIGRNYTNHIEELQNERPTEPVVFMKPDSAVLLKQHPFVIPEFSEDVHHEIEIIVKISKVGKYIEPKFAHKYYDEISVGIDFTARDLQDKLKAKGLPWEKSKAFDGSAVIGEFLPKNKFNSLENLTFELTNNNETVQKSNSSFMLWKIDELISYVSQFFTLKIGDIIFTGTPEGVAAVKPDDVLEGFLEGQQLFRIQVK; this is translated from the coding sequence ATGAAAATAATCTGCATCGGTAGAAATTATACCAACCATATAGAAGAATTACAGAACGAAAGACCAACGGAACCTGTGGTTTTTATGAAACCGGATTCGGCCGTTTTATTGAAGCAGCATCCGTTCGTAATTCCGGAATTTTCGGAAGATGTTCATCACGAAATCGAAATTATTGTAAAAATCAGTAAAGTTGGAAAATATATAGAACCTAAGTTTGCTCATAAATATTATGACGAGATTAGTGTAGGAATCGATTTTACCGCTCGCGATTTGCAAGATAAATTAAAAGCAAAAGGGTTGCCATGGGAAAAATCTAAGGCATTTGACGGTTCGGCAGTTATAGGAGAATTTTTACCGAAAAATAAATTTAATTCGTTAGAAAATCTTACATTTGAATTAACGAACAATAATGAAACGGTACAAAAAAGTAATTCCAGCTTTATGTTATGGAAAATTGACGAACTGATTTCTTATGTTTCTCAGTTTTTTACATTGAAAATTGGCGATATTATTTTCACAGGAACTCCAGAAGGAGTTGCTGCGGTAAAACCGGACGATGTTTTAGAAGGATTTTTAGAAGGACAACAACTCTTTAGAATACAAGTAAAATAA
- a CDS encoding 3'-5' exonuclease, which translates to MELKLSKPICFFDLETTGIDIGKDRIVEISIFKVFPNGNKESKTWLVNPTIPIPAQTTAVHGITDEKVANEPTFIELASQVHAMIKDSDLAGFNSDRFDIPLLAEELLRAGVDFDMKGKVSVDVQTIFHKMEERTLSAALKFYCDKGLENAHSAEADTMATYEILKAQLDRYPELENDMKLLSEFSTRKKIADFAGMIAFDKDNEEIFAFGKHKGVKVDKVLETEPGYFSWIQNADFPLYTKKVLTAIKLRKLNTK; encoded by the coding sequence ATGGAACTCAAACTTAGTAAACCAATTTGTTTTTTCGACCTGGAAACTACAGGAATTGATATCGGAAAAGATAGAATTGTGGAAATTTCAATATTCAAAGTTTTCCCTAACGGAAACAAAGAAAGCAAAACATGGTTAGTGAATCCAACCATTCCTATTCCTGCACAAACAACCGCGGTTCATGGAATTACAGATGAAAAAGTAGCCAATGAGCCAACATTTATTGAATTAGCTTCGCAGGTTCATGCCATGATTAAAGACAGTGATTTGGCTGGATTTAACTCGGATCGTTTTGATATTCCGTTGTTGGCGGAGGAATTATTGCGTGCTGGAGTAGATTTTGACATGAAAGGAAAAGTTTCGGTAGATGTTCAAACTATCTTTCATAAAATGGAAGAACGCACCTTGTCAGCAGCTTTAAAATTCTATTGTGATAAAGGATTGGAAAATGCACATTCGGCAGAAGCGGATACTATGGCAACTTATGAAATCCTAAAAGCACAATTAGATCGTTATCCGGAATTGGAAAATGACATGAAATTGCTTTCGGAATTTTCAACCAGAAAAAAGATTGCTGATTTTGCAGGGATGATCGCTTTTGATAAAGATAACGAAGAGATTTTCGCATTTGGAAAACACAAAGGAGTGAAAGTTGATAAGGTCTTAGAAACAGAGCCAGGTTATTTTAGTTGGATTCAAAATGCCGATTTTCCTTTGTATACCAAGAAAGTTTTAACGGCAATTAAGCTTAGAAAATTGAATACGAAATAA